In one Bradyrhizobium sp. 4 genomic region, the following are encoded:
- a CDS encoding response regulator has product MANILIVDDDPAVQMTIRLLLERAGHHITVAGDGRKGLALFEASQFDLLFLDIFMPGMDGLETMRHIRALQPAIPIVVISGRSFTPDAHAEPDFLKMATKLGAVASLQKPFRADALLAAVAGCLDAARTASVRNPDVSTGRR; this is encoded by the coding sequence GTGGCCAACATCCTGATCGTGGATGACGACCCGGCCGTGCAGATGACGATTCGGCTGCTCCTGGAGAGGGCTGGTCATCACATCACCGTCGCCGGAGACGGCCGCAAGGGACTTGCGCTGTTCGAGGCCAGCCAGTTCGACCTGCTGTTTCTCGACATCTTCATGCCCGGCATGGACGGCCTCGAGACGATGCGCCACATCCGGGCGCTGCAGCCAGCGATTCCGATCGTCGTCATTTCCGGCCGTTCGTTCACGCCGGACGCCCATGCGGAGCCGGACTTCCTCAAGATGGCGACCAAGCTCGGCGCGGTGGCGAGCCTGCAGAAGCCGTTCCGGGCCGACGCGCTGCTCGCCGCGGTCGCCGGCTGCCTGGACGCGGCGCGGACGGCATCGGTGAGGAATCCGGATGTCAGCACCGGCCGCCGAT
- a CDS encoding GntR family transcriptional regulator: protein METAQPASRAAVRPGARLDRARQAAPQVFERLRNAILALELPPGSPLSRTDLAAQFGVSSTPIRDALMRLEEEGLVDVFPQHATVVSRVDVGRAEQAHFLRQALELEIVRLLAEQHDDALVIRLDHTIALQQQFAKAGDFESFIAGDNDFHAQLYAAAGKQELWTLVRSRSGHIDRLRRLHLPSPGKAQNIVRHHKLITRAVEAGDADAAQQHLRKHLSGTLSELDTIRSHYPEYLTD from the coding sequence ATGGAAACAGCCCAACCCGCATCCCGCGCGGCCGTCCGCCCCGGCGCGCGGCTCGACCGGGCCCGGCAGGCCGCGCCGCAAGTGTTCGAGCGCCTGCGCAACGCCATTCTCGCGCTCGAACTGCCGCCCGGCTCGCCGCTGTCGCGCACGGATCTCGCCGCACAATTCGGCGTCAGCTCGACGCCGATCCGCGACGCCTTGATGCGGTTGGAGGAAGAAGGTCTGGTCGACGTGTTTCCGCAGCACGCCACCGTCGTCAGCCGAGTCGACGTCGGCCGGGCCGAGCAGGCTCATTTCCTGCGCCAGGCACTGGAACTCGAAATCGTCCGGCTGCTCGCGGAGCAACATGACGACGCTCTGGTCATACGCCTCGACCACACGATCGCGCTCCAGCAGCAATTCGCCAAGGCCGGAGACTTCGAGAGCTTCATCGCCGGCGACAATGATTTTCACGCGCAGCTTTACGCCGCGGCCGGCAAGCAGGAACTCTGGACGCTGGTGCGCAGCCGCAGCGGACATATCGACCGGCTGCGCCGGCTGCATCTGCCCTCACCGGGCAAGGCCCAGAACATCGTCCGCCACCACAAGCTGATCACGCGCGCGGTCGAGGCCGGCGACGCCGATGCTGCGCAACAGCATCTGCGCAAGCACCTGTCGGGCACGCTGAGCGAGCTCGATACGATCCGGAGCCACTATCCGGAATATTTGACCGACTAA
- a CDS encoding ABC transporter substrate-binding protein, whose translation MIKQLQCGLTAVALIAATALTVSSASAQQKSEISLSRQPGIFYMPSHIMEKQKLIEKHAAQLGVAGVTTKWVTFSGGGAQTDALLAGGVDILNTGTGNLLLLWDRTRGGVKGIVATSAQPMTLISRDANIKSIRDFGPSDKIAVPTVKVSTQAIVLQIAAAEAFGADQWSKLDVNTVQLGHPDAYAALSNAKHEVHTHFSIPPFTFLELKNVPGAHVVLSSPDVMGGPLSQAQFFTTTKFADANPKIIQAVRDATKEAQDLIRSDTRQAVEIYKEITGDKTSVEELLDLLKEPGMMEWNLEPQGTMKFAAHLFKTGTLKTQPKAWTDYYLPVAHDLKGN comes from the coding sequence ATGATCAAGCAATTGCAGTGTGGCCTCACGGCCGTCGCCCTGATCGCCGCCACGGCGCTGACGGTTTCGTCCGCGTCAGCGCAGCAAAAATCCGAGATCTCGCTGTCGCGCCAGCCCGGCATTTTCTACATGCCGAGCCACATCATGGAAAAGCAGAAGCTGATCGAGAAGCACGCAGCTCAGCTCGGGGTGGCCGGTGTCACCACCAAATGGGTCACCTTCTCCGGCGGCGGTGCGCAGACCGATGCGCTGCTCGCGGGCGGCGTCGATATTCTCAACACCGGCACCGGCAATCTCTTGTTGCTGTGGGATCGCACGCGCGGCGGTGTCAAGGGCATCGTCGCGACCTCGGCGCAGCCGATGACGCTGATCAGCCGCGACGCTAACATCAAGTCGATCAGGGATTTCGGCCCCAGCGACAAGATCGCCGTGCCGACGGTGAAAGTCTCGACCCAGGCGATCGTGCTCCAGATCGCCGCCGCCGAGGCTTTTGGTGCCGACCAATGGTCGAAGCTGGACGTCAACACGGTGCAGCTCGGCCACCCCGACGCCTATGCGGCACTGTCCAACGCCAAACACGAGGTGCACACCCATTTCTCGATCCCGCCGTTCACCTTCCTCGAGCTGAAGAACGTGCCGGGCGCGCATGTCGTGCTGTCGTCGCCGGACGTAATGGGCGGCCCGCTCAGCCAGGCGCAGTTCTTCACCACCACGAAGTTCGCCGATGCCAACCCGAAAATCATCCAGGCCGTGCGTGATGCGACCAAGGAAGCGCAGGATCTGATCCGCAGCGACACCAGACAGGCGGTCGAGATCTACAAGGAGATCACCGGTGACAAGACCTCGGTGGAAGAGCTGCTCGACCTCCTGAAGGAGCCCGGCATGATGGAGTGGAATCTCGAGCCGCAGGGCACGATGAAATTCGCCGCGCATCTGTTCAAGACCGGTACGCTAAAGACTCAACCCAAGGCCTGGACCGATTACTATCTCCCCGTCGCCCACGATCTGAAGGGCAACTGA
- a CDS encoding ABC transporter ATP-binding protein yields MALLDVSSVTLRYKTSSAVVTATERVSFTVDRSDRFVLLGPSGCGKSTLLKAVGGYMAPSEGRMTINDREIHGPGADRMMIFQEFDQLLPWKSVLANVMFPLLTARKLSRKDADARARAYIEKVGLTRVVDAYPHTLSGGMKQRVAIARGMAMEPDILLMDEPFAALDALTRRTCQDELLQLWSETKFTVLFVTHSIAEAIRIGNRILLLSPHPGRVKAEVVDVDKVSNDDGSAGRLEKEIHDLLFASEATAH; encoded by the coding sequence ATGGCGCTGCTCGACGTCAGCTCCGTGACGCTGCGTTACAAGACCTCCAGCGCCGTCGTCACCGCCACGGAAAGGGTGAGCTTCACCGTCGACAGGTCCGATCGCTTCGTGCTGCTCGGGCCGTCCGGCTGCGGCAAATCGACCCTGCTCAAGGCCGTCGGCGGCTACATGGCGCCGAGCGAAGGCCGCATGACCATCAACGACCGCGAGATTCACGGTCCCGGCGCCGATCGCATGATGATCTTCCAGGAGTTCGACCAGCTGCTGCCCTGGAAGAGCGTGCTGGCCAACGTGATGTTTCCGCTGCTGACCGCGCGAAAATTGTCGCGCAAGGACGCCGATGCGCGGGCGCGGGCCTATATCGAGAAGGTCGGCCTGACCCGCGTCGTCGATGCTTATCCGCACACGCTCTCCGGCGGCATGAAGCAGCGCGTCGCGATCGCGCGCGGCATGGCGATGGAGCCCGACATCCTGCTGATGGACGAGCCGTTCGCCGCGCTCGACGCGCTGACGCGGCGAACCTGCCAGGACGAGCTACTCCAGCTCTGGAGCGAGACCAAATTCACCGTGCTGTTCGTAACCCACTCGATTGCGGAAGCGATCCGCATCGGCAACCGCATCCTGCTGCTGTCGCCGCATCCCGGCCGCGTCAAGGCCGAGGTGGTCGACGTCGACAAGGTCTCCAATGACGATGGCAGTGCCGGCCGGCTCGAGAAGGAGATTCACGATCTCCTGTTCGCCTCCGAAGCCACGGCGCATTGA
- a CDS encoding ABC transporter permease, protein MGEARILLREAPVAGSAAEVERKLSVPELLWNDGFVRKTVIILFLAAVWEAYGLTLDNPLLFPTLHDTVITMFERVKDGTIPMRAWASLKVLFMGYSAGIALAAIFTVLAISTRIGTDFLETVTAMFNPLPAIALLPLALIWFGLGNGSLVFVLIHSVLWPVALNTHSGFKSVSNTLRMVGRNYGLRGLPYVAKILIPAAFGSILTGLKIGWAFAWRTLIAAELVFGVSSGQGGLGWFIFENRNLLDIPAVFAGLLTVIIIGLFVENLIFRAIERNTVQKWGTQS, encoded by the coding sequence ATGGGCGAAGCCAGAATCCTGCTGCGTGAGGCGCCGGTCGCCGGCAGCGCAGCCGAAGTCGAGCGCAAGCTGAGCGTGCCCGAGCTGTTGTGGAACGATGGTTTTGTCCGCAAGACCGTCATCATCCTGTTTCTCGCGGCGGTCTGGGAGGCCTACGGCCTCACGCTCGACAATCCCCTGCTGTTTCCGACGCTGCACGACACCGTCATCACGATGTTCGAGCGTGTGAAGGACGGCACCATCCCGATGCGCGCCTGGGCCTCGCTGAAGGTCCTTTTCATGGGCTATTCGGCCGGCATCGCGCTCGCCGCGATCTTCACCGTGCTCGCGATCTCGACCCGCATCGGCACCGATTTCCTCGAGACTGTCACGGCGATGTTCAATCCGCTGCCGGCGATCGCGCTGTTGCCGCTCGCTTTGATCTGGTTCGGTCTCGGCAATGGCAGTCTGGTGTTTGTGCTGATCCATTCGGTGCTGTGGCCGGTCGCACTCAACACCCATTCCGGCTTCAAGAGCGTGTCCAACACGCTGCGCATGGTCGGTCGCAATTACGGCCTGCGCGGATTGCCTTACGTCGCGAAAATCCTCATCCCCGCGGCGTTCGGCTCGATCCTGACCGGCCTCAAGATCGGTTGGGCCTTTGCCTGGCGCACGCTGATCGCGGCCGAGCTGGTGTTCGGCGTGTCCTCGGGGCAGGGCGGGCTCGGCTGGTTCATCTTCGAAAACCGCAACCTCCTCGACATACCTGCGGTCTTCGCCGGCCTCTTGACGGTGATCATCATCGGGCTTTTTGTCGAGAACCTGATCTTCCGCGCCATCGAGCGGAACACCGTGCAGAAATGGGGCACCCAATCATGA
- the araD gene encoding L-arabinonate dehydratase has translation MTKKKLTPDQLRSARWFAPDDLRSFGHRSRTMQMGYAPEEWKDRPMIAILNTWSDAQPCHMHFKSRVDDVKRGILMAGGLPLELPALSLSESLLKPTTMLYRNLLAMDAEELLRSHPVDGVVLMGGCDKTTPALLLGATSMNIPAIYLPAGPMLRGNWKGKTLGSGSDGWKYWDERRAGKISDKDWLDIEAGIARSYGTCMTMGTASTMTAIAEAIGMTLPGASSIPAADANHIRMASECGRRIVEMVWEDLTPKTIQTRRAFENAIAVAMAMGCSTNAIIHLIAQARRAGLDIGLDDFEIASRKVPVIANVRPSGDAYLMEDFFYAGGLPALMGQIKPHLHLDCITVTGKTVGENIDGAEVHNDDVIRSIDNPIYKEGALAVLKGNLAPDGCVIKPSACAPRFLKHTGPALVFDDYPSMKKAVDDPDLDVTEDHILILRNAGPQGGPGMPEWGMLPIPTKLVKQGVRDMVRISDARMSGTSYGACILHVAPESYVGGPLALVRNGDRITLDVAARTINLDVSEAELDKRRAAWKQPERRFERGYGWMFTKHIKQANDGCDFDFLETDFGAPIGEPSIY, from the coding sequence ATGACCAAGAAGAAACTAACGCCCGACCAGCTCCGCAGCGCGCGCTGGTTCGCACCCGACGATCTCCGCTCATTCGGTCACCGCTCCCGCACCATGCAGATGGGCTACGCGCCGGAGGAGTGGAAGGACCGCCCGATGATCGCGATCCTCAACACCTGGTCGGACGCGCAGCCCTGCCACATGCACTTCAAGTCGCGCGTCGACGACGTCAAGCGCGGCATCCTGATGGCCGGCGGCCTGCCGCTGGAGCTGCCGGCGCTGTCGCTGTCGGAATCGCTGCTCAAGCCGACCACGATGCTCTATCGCAATCTGCTGGCGATGGACGCCGAGGAGCTGCTGCGCAGCCATCCCGTCGACGGCGTGGTGCTGATGGGCGGCTGCGACAAGACCACGCCGGCGCTGCTGCTGGGCGCCACTTCGATGAACATTCCGGCGATCTATCTGCCGGCAGGTCCGATGCTGCGCGGCAATTGGAAGGGCAAGACGCTCGGCTCGGGCTCGGACGGCTGGAAATACTGGGACGAGCGCCGCGCCGGCAAGATCTCCGACAAGGACTGGCTCGACATCGAAGCCGGCATTGCCCGCAGCTATGGCACCTGCATGACCATGGGCACGGCTTCCACCATGACGGCGATTGCCGAGGCGATCGGCATGACGCTGCCGGGCGCCTCCTCGATTCCTGCCGCCGACGCCAACCATATCCGCATGGCCTCCGAATGCGGTCGCCGCATCGTCGAGATGGTCTGGGAAGATCTGACGCCGAAGACGATCCAGACCCGCAGGGCGTTCGAGAACGCGATCGCAGTGGCGATGGCGATGGGCTGTTCGACCAATGCGATCATCCATCTGATCGCGCAGGCTCGCCGCGCCGGTCTCGACATTGGCCTCGACGATTTCGAGATTGCGAGCCGCAAGGTGCCCGTCATCGCCAATGTGCGGCCGAGCGGCGATGCCTATCTGATGGAGGACTTCTTTTATGCCGGCGGCTTGCCGGCATTGATGGGCCAGATCAAGCCGCATCTGCATCTCGACTGCATCACCGTCACCGGTAAGACTGTCGGCGAGAACATCGATGGCGCCGAGGTTCACAACGACGATGTGATCCGCTCGATCGACAATCCCATCTACAAGGAAGGTGCACTCGCCGTGCTCAAGGGCAATCTCGCGCCCGACGGCTGCGTCATCAAGCCGAGCGCCTGCGCGCCGCGCTTCCTCAAGCACACCGGGCCTGCGCTGGTGTTCGACGATTATCCGTCGATGAAAAAGGCGGTCGATGATCCCGATCTCGATGTCACCGAAGACCACATTCTCATCTTGCGCAATGCGGGGCCGCAGGGCGGACCGGGCATGCCGGAATGGGGCATGCTGCCGATCCCGACCAAGCTCGTGAAGCAGGGAGTCCGCGACATGGTGCGGATCTCCGATGCGCGCATGAGCGGCACCAGCTACGGCGCCTGCATTCTGCACGTAGCCCCGGAATCCTATGTCGGCGGACCGCTGGCGCTGGTGCGGAACGGCGACCGCATCACGCTCGATGTCGCTGCCCGCACCATCAATCTCGATGTGTCGGAGGCCGAGCTCGACAAGCGCCGCGCCGCCTGGAAGCAGCCCGAACGCCGCTTCGAGCGCGGCTATGGCTGGATGTTCACCAAGCACATCAAGCAGGCCAATGACGGCTGCGACTTCGACTTCCTCGAGACCGATTTCGGCGCGCCGATCGGCGAGCCCTCGATTTACTAG
- a CDS encoding ribonuclease activity regulator RraA, with product MTKLTEATRNKLKSVSTATVATALFKRGLRIQMIQDVHPLSADQPTMVGEAFTLRYMPAREDLNTIEVFKDRSHPQRKAVEDCPPGSVLVMDSRKDARAASAGAILVTRLMKRGVAGVVTDGGFRDSAEIAKLGIPAYHHRPSAPTNLTLHHAIEINVPIGCGDAPVFPGDVILGDSDGVIVIPAHLAEEIANETFEMTAFEDFVTEEVNKGRGIFGLYPATDPQTLTDFGAWRKANGR from the coding sequence ATGACCAAACTTACCGAAGCCACCCGCAACAAGCTCAAATCCGTCTCCACCGCCACCGTCGCCACCGCGTTGTTCAAGCGCGGCCTGCGCATCCAGATGATCCAGGATGTGCACCCGCTCAGTGCCGACCAGCCGACCATGGTCGGTGAAGCCTTCACGCTGCGCTATATGCCGGCCCGCGAGGATCTCAACACCATCGAGGTCTTCAAGGACCGCTCCCATCCGCAACGCAAGGCGGTCGAGGATTGCCCGCCAGGCAGCGTGCTGGTGATGGACAGCCGCAAGGATGCACGGGCCGCTTCCGCCGGTGCGATCCTGGTCACGCGCTTGATGAAGCGCGGCGTCGCCGGCGTCGTCACCGACGGCGGTTTTCGCGACTCGGCCGAGATCGCCAAGCTGGGTATCCCCGCCTACCACCACCGTCCGAGCGCGCCGACCAATTTGACGCTGCATCACGCCATCGAGATCAACGTTCCCATTGGCTGCGGTGATGCGCCGGTGTTTCCCGGCGACGTCATTCTCGGCGACAGCGACGGCGTGATCGTGATCCCCGCGCATCTCGCTGAAGAGATCGCCAACGAGACCTTCGAGATGACCGCGTTCGAGGACTTCGTCACCGAGGAAGTCAACAAGGGCCGCGGCATTTTCGGTCTCTATCCGGCGACGGACCCGCAGACGCTGACCGACTTCGGCGCATGGCGGAAGGCGAACGGAAGGTAA
- a CDS encoding SMP-30/gluconolactonase/LRE family protein, with product MNFTRRNLLAGAGAAAASTLFARAAGAQSFPFTPNQRYPDPAIQILDPGFGKYRLYSSTVEQVATGMRWAEGPAYFPEGGYLLFSDIPNNRIMKFDEKTGQTSVFRANANYANGNARDRQGRLVSCEHSVTRRITRTEKDGKITVLADKFEGKRLNSPNDIVVKSDDSIWFTDPLFGINGEWEGKKEKAEQATTNVYRIAKDGKISAVLTDLVNPNGLAFSPDEKKLYVVEWKGTPNRSIWSYNVGDDGSLSGKTKLIDATDQASLDGFRVDRDGNLWCGWGSNGALQSEPADIAGRKVFQLKGKSEDLDGVMVFNADAKPLAFIKLPERCANLCFGGPKNNRLYMASSHSVYALYVEAHGAV from the coding sequence ATGAATTTCACACGACGCAATCTCTTGGCTGGCGCTGGCGCGGCGGCGGCTTCCACGCTTTTCGCCCGCGCCGCCGGTGCCCAGTCGTTTCCGTTCACGCCGAACCAGCGCTATCCCGATCCCGCCATCCAGATCCTCGATCCCGGCTTTGGAAAATACCGACTCTATTCCTCGACGGTCGAGCAGGTCGCAACGGGCATGCGCTGGGCCGAAGGCCCCGCCTATTTTCCCGAGGGCGGCTATCTGCTGTTCTCGGACATTCCCAACAACCGGATCATGAAGTTCGACGAGAAGACCGGGCAGACCAGCGTGTTCCGCGCCAATGCGAACTACGCCAACGGCAATGCGCGCGACCGCCAGGGCCGCCTCGTCAGCTGCGAGCACTCCGTGACCCGCCGCATCACCCGCACCGAGAAGGACGGCAAGATCACCGTGCTGGCCGACAAGTTCGAGGGCAAGCGGCTGAATTCGCCGAACGACATCGTGGTGAAATCCGACGACAGCATCTGGTTCACCGATCCCCTGTTCGGCATCAACGGCGAGTGGGAGGGCAAGAAGGAGAAGGCCGAGCAGGCCACCACCAACGTCTACCGCATCGCCAAGGACGGCAAGATCAGCGCTGTGCTCACCGACCTCGTCAATCCAAACGGCCTCGCCTTCTCGCCGGACGAGAAGAAGCTCTACGTCGTCGAGTGGAAGGGGACCCCGAACCGCAGCATCTGGAGCTACAATGTCGGCGACGACGGTTCGCTCAGCGGCAAGACCAAGCTGATTGACGCCACCGACCAGGCCTCGCTGGACGGTTTTCGCGTCGACCGCGACGGCAATCTCTGGTGCGGCTGGGGCTCCAACGGTGCGCTGCAATCCGAGCCGGCCGACATCGCCGGGCGCAAGGTGTTTCAGCTCAAGGGCAAGTCGGAGGATCTCGATGGCGTGATGGTGTTCAACGCGGACGCCAAGCCGCTAGCCTTTATCAAGCTGCCCGAACGCTGCGCCAATCTCTGCTTCGGCGGACCGAAGAACAATCGCTTGTATATGGCCAGCAGCCACTCGGTGTATGCGCTGTATGTGGAAGCGCACGGGGCGGTATAG
- a CDS encoding S9 family peptidase has product MTQAKTPSQPPVAPRRPHSFTRHGITVTDDYAWLKDEKWQEVLRDPAVLDPDIRKYLDAENSYTESLLGHTAALQKTLVREMRGRIKEDDSSVPSPDGPFAYFRKFREGGQHELFGRMPRDGGEGHIVLDGDALAKDHTYFKFGGSRHSNDHRLQAWSADTKGSEYFSIRVRDWATGKDFDDVVEETDGGVVWSKDATEFFYVKLDDNHRPMQVWRHKLGTGQADDTLVYEEQDSGWFTHLQESTSGRFCVIAGGDHETSEQRLIDLAHPDAPPRLVAAREEGVQYSLVDRGDELFILTNADDAIDFKIVTAPLASPERKNWRDLIPYRPGIYIIDLDLYAGHMVRLERATALPSIVIRDLATKDEHAIAFDEAAYSLDTMGSYEFETTNLRFAYSSMTTPSEVYDYDMVKRTRTLRKRQEIPSGHNASDYVTTRIMAKAQDGAEVPVSILHRRGLTLDGAAPLLLYGYGSYGMAMPASFSANRLSLVDRGFVYAIAHIRGGADKGWGWYLDGKREKKTNSFDDFSASARALIDTKYTSAKRIVGHGGSAGGMLMGAVANRAGELFAGIVAEVPFVDVLNTMLDDTLPLTPPEWPEWGNPIESEKDFRTILSYSPYDNVAAKDYPAILAMGGLTDPRVTYWEPAKWIARLRATMNGGGPVLLRTNMGAGHGGASGRFNRLDEVAIVYAFALWAAGMAEAGV; this is encoded by the coding sequence GTGACACAGGCCAAAACACCTTCCCAGCCCCCCGTCGCCCCGCGCCGGCCGCATTCCTTCACGCGGCACGGGATTACCGTGACCGACGACTATGCCTGGCTGAAGGACGAGAAATGGCAAGAGGTGCTGCGTGACCCCGCGGTGCTCGATCCCGACATCCGCAAATATCTCGACGCAGAAAATAGCTACACCGAGAGCCTGCTCGGCCATACCGCAGCCCTCCAGAAGACGCTGGTGCGCGAGATGCGGGGGCGGATCAAGGAGGACGATTCCAGCGTGCCGTCGCCGGATGGTCCCTTCGCCTATTTCCGCAAGTTCCGCGAAGGCGGCCAGCACGAGCTGTTCGGCCGCATGCCGCGCGATGGCGGCGAGGGCCACATCGTGCTCGACGGCGATGCGCTCGCCAAGGACCACACCTACTTCAAATTCGGCGGCAGCCGGCACTCGAACGACCACAGGCTGCAGGCCTGGAGCGCCGACACCAAGGGCTCGGAATATTTCTCCATCCGCGTGCGCGACTGGGCGACCGGCAAGGACTTCGACGACGTCGTCGAGGAGACCGACGGCGGCGTGGTCTGGAGCAAGGACGCCACGGAGTTCTTCTACGTGAAGCTCGACGACAATCACCGCCCGATGCAGGTGTGGCGGCATAAGCTCGGCACTGGGCAGGCCGACGACACGCTGGTCTACGAAGAGCAAGATTCAGGCTGGTTCACCCATCTGCAAGAGAGCACCAGCGGCCGCTTCTGCGTCATCGCGGGCGGCGACCACGAGACCTCCGAGCAGCGGCTGATCGACCTCGCCCATCCCGACGCACCGCCGCGCCTCGTCGCGGCACGCGAGGAAGGCGTGCAATATTCGCTCGTCGACCGTGGCGACGAACTCTTCATCCTCACCAACGCCGACGACGCCATCGACTTCAAGATCGTCACCGCGCCGCTCGCATCACCCGAGCGCAAGAACTGGCGCGATCTGATCCCGTATCGTCCCGGCATCTACATCATCGACCTCGATCTCTATGCCGGCCACATGGTGCGGCTGGAGCGCGCCACTGCGTTGCCGTCGATCGTGATCCGCGACCTCGCGACCAAGGACGAGCACGCCATCGCGTTCGACGAGGCGGCCTATTCGCTGGATACGATGGGCTCCTACGAATTCGAGACGACGAATTTGCGCTTTGCCTATTCGTCGATGACGACGCCGTCGGAAGTCTACGATTACGACATGGTCAAGCGCACGCGCACCCTGCGCAAGCGGCAGGAGATCCCGTCGGGCCACAATGCGAGCGACTACGTCACGACGCGGATCATGGCGAAGGCGCAGGACGGCGCCGAGGTGCCGGTCTCGATCCTCCATCGCCGCGGGCTCACGCTCGACGGCGCGGCGCCGCTGCTGCTCTACGGCTACGGCTCCTACGGCATGGCGATGCCGGCCTCGTTCAGCGCCAACCGGCTGTCGCTGGTCGACCGTGGCTTCGTCTATGCCATCGCCCATATCCGCGGCGGCGCCGACAAGGGCTGGGGCTGGTACCTCGACGGCAAGCGCGAGAAGAAGACGAATTCGTTCGACGACTTCTCTGCCAGCGCCCGCGCACTGATCGATACGAAATACACCAGCGCAAAGCGCATCGTCGGCCATGGCGGCTCGGCCGGCGGCATGCTGATGGGCGCGGTGGCGAACCGCGCCGGCGAATTGTTCGCCGGCATCGTCGCCGAAGTGCCGTTCGTCGACGTGCTCAACACCATGCTCGACGACACGCTGCCGCTGACGCCGCCGGAATGGCCGGAATGGGGCAACCCGATCGAGAGCGAGAAGGATTTCCGCACCATCCTGTCCTATTCGCCCTACGACAATGTCGCGGCGAAAGACTATCCGGCGATCCTGGCGATGGGCGGGTTGACCGATCCGCGTGTCACCTATTGGGAGCCCGCCAAATGGATCGCGCGCCTGCGCGCGACCATGAACGGCGGCGGCCCGGTCCTGCTCCGCACCAACATGGGCGCCGGCCATGGCGGCGCCTCGGGACGCTTCAATCGGCTCGATGAAGTCGCGATCGTCTATGCGTTCGCGCTGTGGGCGGCGGGGATGGCGGAGGCCGGGGTGTAG